CGACGCCACCGGCCTCTTGGATCAGCAGAACGCCGGCCGCCACGTCCCAGGGCCGGATCTGCCGGGCCCAGTAGCCGTCGATCTTGCCGGCCGCCAGCCAGGCCAGGTTCATCGCAGCCGAGCCGGTGCGGCGGATCGCCCGGCACTGCGGGACCAGGGTTAGGAAGTCGAGCAGGTCGGGCGAGTCGGGCTGCACCTGAGGCGGCAGGCTCATCGACAGCAATGCGTCGCCCAACTGTCCAGTGCTACTGACTCGCAGCGGCTCTTCGTCGAGCCACGCGCCCTGCCCCGCGGCCGCCCAGTAGTGGTGCTCGCGTAGCGGGTCGTAGATGCAAGCCGCCACCGGTCGCGACGCCTGCACAGCGGCGATGGAAACCGCAAAGCAGGGGAACTGGTGCAGGTAGTTCGTGGTGCCGTCGAGCGGATCGACCACCCAGACAACGGCGTCGTCGTCGACGGGTGGGCGGTGGTTGTCGCCCTCCTCGCCCATCAAGAGGTGATCCGGGAAAGCCGACTGGATGCACTCGAACACTGCTTGTTGAGACGCAATGTCAGCATTGGTGACGAAGTCGTGCCGGCCCTTCTCGGAAACCTCGAACGAGTCCCGCAGTTCAATCAACCTTTGCCCACCCGCGCGGCCCGCCTGTTTCGCGACTTCAGCCAGCCTGTGTAGAAAGTTTGCGTCCACAATGCACCTGAGGGAATAAGCCCCAACAGTCGGGGCGAAGGGTGGGTAGCAGGCGGCGGGTGATGACTCGTAAACCGTGCTGTCTTACGGTTTTGAGTAACGCGGCGCCTGCGGCGGGGAAGCGCCGGTGTGGGCAGAAGCGGCCCTTTCCGTAAACCCTGCCCAGGCGTGAGTTAAGGCCGCTTTTGATCCAGTCTGGCACATTTGGTCAAGGGTTTGAAGTGACAAAAGTCTGGACACGGCTCCCCGATCTGGTATCATTTCAGAGGTGAAGAGAGAGGTCGATCCGCACGGATGGACCCCCGCAGATTTGCGGAAGGCGATTGCCTAATACCTATTATAAGATTGCGTTAGCACTCGGCCTCTTCTCTGTTCCGGCCCCGTCGCAACACCCTCGGGTGTTCGGCGGGGTTTTTTATTGCGCATCCAACAACCGCGCGCTCGTCGAAGGCTCGCCCCGCGTGGCCGCTGCGTACCGCGGAGGAGCATCACCAACGTGTGGCAGCTTGGCCAGGACGAAGCCGTCTTCACCGGCAGCGAACTCTCACTCTCTCTCGCGCCCTCAGACCCTGTCGCCGGTGGTAGGCTCGCGTTCAACGGCGCGGCATCCGTCGCCGATCCCCTCTGGTCCTGGGCGCCGGTCGGGCATGTGGCGCCCAAGCTGAGCGAGGCCTACACCCGCGGCGCCGACCTGGTGCTGTTGTACGGACCCGGCGAAGGCTTTCCCTTCCACACCGACGCGTACTGGCGGTGCGAATCGTCGTCCGACGCGTTGGTTGTCAGCCTGACGCTGTCGGTTCGCACGCACAAGCTCGACACGCACCCCGTGTTCGAAGTGGGCTCAACGCTCAACGCGCCCGGGCTAACCGAGTTATCCGACGGCGGGATAGTCGGCCGGCTTGCCGCCGCGGCCGACGGCGGTTGGTCCCTGATTGAGACCCCCTACCCGGGCGACATGAACCCCTTGCCGCCCTCCCCCGGGACCGACGCCGAGGGCGCGGTCGGCACGCGGTGGCGGCTGTTCGACCTGTTCATGGAGAAGGGCGTGATCCGCCGCTCGCGGATATCGCTCGCAATCACGCCGAGCGAGCTGACCGCCGACGCCGCGCTGGCGCTCGCTTGCCGGCTGCGCGCCGAGCCGGTCGCGTTGTCGACCTAGCGGCCCCCGTCGAGCGGCGC
This genomic interval from Posidoniimonas corsicana contains the following:
- a CDS encoding inositol monophosphatase family protein, translating into MDANFLHRLAEVAKQAGRAGGQRLIELRDSFEVSEKGRHDFVTNADIASQQAVFECIQSAFPDHLLMGEEGDNHRPPVDDDAVVWVVDPLDGTTNYLHQFPCFAVSIAAVQASRPVAACIYDPLREHHYWAAAGQGAWLDEEPLRVSSTGQLGDALLSMSLPPQVQPDSPDLLDFLTLVPQCRAIRRTGSAAMNLAWLAAGKIDGYWARQIRPWDVAAGVLLIQEAGGVVSSPLGEPFDLWQANLTAACSPAVHQQMVSRLTR